The following are from one region of the Anabas testudineus chromosome 2, fAnaTes1.2, whole genome shotgun sequence genome:
- the psme1 gene encoding proteasome activator complex subunit 1: MASVEIHLDSKKQVDDFCQKLTKEAEGLVSTFFPQKIEELHMLLKTFFSCDDLASLKAPLDIPIPDPAKEEAKRKKKEEKEAKEGKKDKDSDKEDEESGPPCGPICSNERVESLLQQVKPQIQTLKEKLNTVSMWVQLQIPRIEDGNNFGVAVQEKVFELLTNTRTKIEAFQTQIAKYYSERGDAVAKASKQPHVGDFRQLVHELDQYQYCELRLVVLDIRNTYAVLFDIINKNFDKIKRPRGDGKALIY; the protein is encoded by the exons ATGGCCTCTGTGGAGATTCACCTCGACTCGAAGAAACAG GTTGACGACTTCTGTCAGAAGCTCACAAAGGAG GCTGAAGGGCTGGTTTCCACATTTTTCCCTCAGAAGATTGAAGAGCTTCACATGCTGCTGAAG ACATTCTTCAGCTGTGATGACCTGGCATCTCTGAAGGCTCCTCTGGACATCCCCATCCCCGACCCCGCTAAGGAGGAGGCCAAACgcaagaagaaggaggag aaggAGGCGAAGGAAGGGAAGAAAGACAAGGACAGCGACAAAGAGGACGAAGAGTCAG GGCCTCCTTGTGGTCCCATCTGCAGCAATGAGCGAGTGGAGAGTCTCCTGCAGCAGGTCAAGCCTCAGATCCAGACACTGAAGGAGAAGTTGAACACG GTATCAATGTGGGTGCAGCTCCAAATTCCCAGAATTGAAGATGGTAACAACTTTGGAGTGGCTGTGCAG GAGAAAGTGTTTGAGCTGCTGACTAACACACGCACCAAGATTGAGGCATTCCAGACTCAGATTGCAAA ATATTACAGTGAGAGAGGTGACGCTGTGGCCAAAGCCTCCAAACAACCCCACGTG GGAGACTTCAGACAGCTGGTTCATGAGCTGGACCAGTATCAGTACTGTGAGCTCCGCCTTGTGGTCCTGGACATCCGCAACACATAT GCCGTGCTGTTTGACATCATTAACAAGAACTTTGACAAGATTAAGAGGCCCAGAGGAGATGGGAAAGCTCTCATCTACTGA